A window from bacterium encodes these proteins:
- a CDS encoding aldo/keto reductase has protein sequence MDTRTLGVSGLQVSALGYGCMGLSWGYAQPLDRQDAIRLIRAAAERGVTFFDTAQIYGPFTNEEVLGEALAPIRDQVVIATKFGFRYEDGKSRGLDSRPETVRANTEESLRRLRTDRIDLYYQHRVDPAVPIEEVAGAVKALIGEGKVRHFGLSEASAQTIRRAHAVQPVTALQSEYSLWWREPEDALLPTLEELGIGFVAYSPLGRGFLTGAITADTTFEASDFRNTVPRFAPENRQANQALVDLLARIGAAKGVTPAQIALAWLLAQKPWVVPIPGTTKLHRLEENLGAARVALTPGDLREIDAALRQITVEGGRYSEAAMRSIDR, from the coding sequence CTGCATGGGGCTGAGCTGGGGCTACGCGCAGCCCCTGGATCGGCAGGACGCGATCCGCTTGATCCGCGCCGCCGCCGAACGCGGCGTCACCTTCTTCGACACGGCGCAGATCTACGGGCCCTTCACCAACGAGGAGGTGCTAGGCGAAGCCCTCGCGCCGATCCGCGACCAGGTGGTGATCGCCACGAAGTTCGGCTTCCGCTACGAGGACGGCAAGTCACGCGGCCTGGACAGCCGCCCCGAGACCGTTCGCGCGAACACCGAGGAGTCGCTGCGCCGCCTGCGCACGGACCGCATCGACCTCTACTACCAGCATCGCGTCGATCCGGCGGTGCCCATCGAGGAGGTCGCCGGCGCGGTGAAGGCGCTGATCGGCGAGGGCAAGGTGCGCCACTTCGGCCTCTCCGAGGCCAGCGCGCAGACGATCCGCCGCGCGCACGCCGTGCAACCGGTGACGGCGCTGCAGAGCGAGTACTCGCTGTGGTGGCGCGAGCCGGAGGACGCGCTACTGCCCACGCTCGAAGAACTCGGCATCGGCTTCGTCGCCTACAGTCCGCTGGGCAGAGGTTTCCTCACCGGCGCGATCACCGCCGACACCACCTTCGAGGCCTCGGACTTCCGCAACACGGTGCCACGCTTCGCGCCTGAGAACCGGCAGGCCAACCAGGCGCTGGTGGACCTACTCGCGCGCATCGGGGCGGCGAAGGGCGTCACGCCGGCGCAGATCGCCCTCGCCTGGCTGCTCGCGCAGAAGCCCTGGGTCGTGCCCATCCCGGGGACGACCAAGCTGCACCGCCTCGAGGAGAACCTCGGCGCCGCGCGCGTAGCGCTCACGCCGGGCGACTTGCGGGAGATCGATGCCGCGCTGCGGCAGATCACCGTGGAGGGGGGGCGCTACTCGGAAGCCGCGATGCGGTCGATCGACCGCTGA